The bacterium genomic sequence GTCGATGGTGCGCATGATGTCGTCCCGGGTTTCGGAGGGCGCTCCGATCATGAAATAGCCCAGGGTCTCGATCCCCAGTTTCTTGGTGGCGGCGAACGTTTCCCGGACCTGGTCGAGGGTGATCCCTTTGTTGAGGACGGCCAGGATCTTTTCGGTCCCGGCCTCCACCCCGTAATGGATGCGTTCGCAGTGGGCCCGGCGCAGGCGTTCCAGCATCGGGGCGTCGACGCAATCCACCCGGGCCCGGATGTCCCAACCGATATCGAGGCGCCGGCGGATGATTTCGTCGCAGACCTCCATTACCCGGGGCTTGCTCACGGTGAAGGTGTCGTCGTAGACCAGGAACTCGTGGATGCCCAACTCCAGGCAGGCCTCCATCTCGTCGACCACGTTGACGGCGCTGCGGGCCCGGAACCGCTTTCCCAGATGGGGTCTGCCGCAGAACGAGCAGCGGAAAGGGCATCCCCGGCTGGTGATCATGGTCGTGATCGGCTGGCGCTTGGCCATGACCGAGCTGTAGTTGCGCCAGGGGGTGAGGGTCCGGTCGGGGAAGGGAAGGGCGTCCAGGTCGGCGACCAGTTCCGCGGGGGGGTTGCGGTGAAAACCGTATTCGTCCGTCCAGGCCAGGCCCGGCACGCTCTCCCGCGCGCCCTTCCCGTCCAGGCAGTCGGCCAGGGCGGCGAAGCCGGCTTCTCCCTCCCCGGCCAGGACGTAATCGACGCCGTCCAGCCGTGCCGTCTCTTCCGGATAGATGAAGACATGCCCCCCGCCCACGACCACCGGGACCCCCGGGCACGCCTCCTTGACGGTGCGGACGGTCTTGACCACGTCCAGGAGGGTGAAGGTCATGGCGGTGATGCCGACCAGGCCGGCCTTCGCTTCCCGGATCCTGGCCTCCAGTTCCGGATAGGTCAGCTCCTCCACCTGGGCGTCGATCACCTCCACTTCATGCCCGGTTTTCTCCTTGAGGTAACCGCCGATATAGAGCAGCCCCAGCGGGGGGTTGAAGCCCCGCTCCTCGTCGATCAGGGCCGGGTTGTTCCCGGTGAGTTCGTTTTCCCGGGGCGGATTGATCAGAAGGACTTTCACCGCTGAATCCGCTTATCGATCAGGTCGGCGATCAGGGCCAGGCCCATCATCTGCAGCCCCGACATGATCACCACGATGACGGTTATATCCATGACCCGTCCCAACACGAATTTGCTGTAGACGAGGATGCCCGCGGCCAAGAGGAAGAGGAGGACGCCGGCGGGGACGAAAATCTTGAGGGGGTGGAAGTACAGGCTGGTTCTGAGGATGAGGTTGACCAGATTTCCCGTGTCCTGGACAGGGCGGAACTTGGAGCGTCCTTCCCGGTGGTGGTAGTTGATGGGAAGATAGGCGACGCGGTATCCGTTGCTGAGAAAAGCCAGGGTGATGGTGGTGGTGAAGGAGAATCCGTCCGGGAAGATGTTGAAGAAGCGCAGGGCCGCTTCGCGGTTGAAGACCCGCAGGCCCGAGTTCAAGTCCGGAATCTTCATCCCCGCCAGATAATTGGCCATGGCCCGCAGCAGCGCTTTCGGTATCCGGCGGTGGCAGGGGATCGCCACCCGATCCCCGGTCCGCGACCCCACCACCATGTCGTGGTCGCGGGCGCTCTCGAGGAGAGCGGGGATGGCGTCGATGGGGTAGGTGCCGTCGGCGTCGGTGATGAGGACGGTGTCGAACTTCGCCGCCCGGATGCCGTCCTTGAGCGAGGCCCCGTAACCCCGGTTGACGGGGTGCCGGATGAGCAAAGCCGCTTCCGGCGCCACCGCGGCCGCGGTCCCGTCGGTGGAGGCGTCGTCGACGACGATGACCTCGAAGTCCACCCCGCTGTCGGCCATGACCGACCGCACCTGCCCGACCACCGGGGCGATGCCCGATTCCTCGTTGTAAGCCGGTATGACTATCGATACCCCGTTCATGTGCGTTCCTCGGATTAAAAACTATATGCCCGGTTCGGGGGCAGTGTCAATCGCCCCCCCGGACTCCGGCAGGAAATAGTAGCCGACGATCTCGTCCCCCCACCGGTCCCTGATCTCTCCGAGCGCGCCGCGCGCCCCCGTGGATTCGACCGCCGCCTCCAGCGCCTTCCGGTTGGGGGGGTGGACCACCACCGCTCCCGGTTCGCTTCCCCGGGAGGCGCGCACCAGGGAGTCGGCGAGTCCGGCCGTCCCCGCGAAGTAGGCGCAGAGGGGATGGGCGGCGATTTCGTGGTAGTCGTAGTACCGGTGGATGTCGGTGTGATAACGGTAGAGCCTCCCCGTTTCCGGGTAGCAGAGAAAATCGATCGCCCGCGCCGGCCCCAGGGTGGTGTAGAAGCTTTCGAAGTGAACCTCGGTCCGCCGCCCCCGGCGGAAAAGGTCGGCAACGAAAAGCCCGACCGCGTTCGAATCCGGTTCCTTCATGGCGAAGTAGCGGGAGACGTTCAGGACCGTCAGGGGCAGGAGGTAGAGGACGACGGCCGCCGCCCCCAGGGAGATTCCGACCCGGCGCGTTTTTCCGGGGAAAAGTCCGAGGAACCTCGACCCCAGGGCGGTGATGAAGACCGCCGCCGCCAGGCAGATCAGGGGGATGCCGAGAATGAGGTGCCGCGGCGGCGAACCGATGGGTTTGACCAGGGCCATGAAAGGAACGGTTGCGGGCGCGATCCAGAGAACGAGAAACAGGTAGCGGGTGCGTTTCCAGTGGTACAGCGCCCAGGCCAGGCCCAGAACGGCGGGCAGGAAGACGGCCCGGTTGACCAGGCCGCCCTTGGGGGGATAGGTGAACGAGCCCGACCAGCGGTCGACGCAGAGGTTGAGGTAGAGGTCCTCAAGGTTGGTCAGGAGCTGGCCCGGCACCAGTTCCCAGCGCATGGACATATCCGCCCGCGATTCGCTGCCGATGAAGGGGTAGATGCTTCCCCCCTTGGAGCTTTTGTAGGCGGTGTCGGCGATCATCCCCAGGCTCCCGGCCTGGATGGAGAAAAAAACCGCGAAGACGGCCAGAAAGACGAGGAAGCCGGGCAGGTTGCGGCGGAAAAAACCGCGCCGCAGCGCGGCCCGCGCCACCCACAGCGCCAGAAGCATGGGGAGCACGATTTTGACCGGGAGGTAGCAGAAACCGTAGAAACTGAGGACGAACCCCAGGAAGAGATAGGGGAGGATCCGCTGGGAGCGGATGGCGGTGAAGAAGAGGTTGAAGACGAGCAGGGCGAAGGCGATGCTCATGCTCCCGAACATGCCGGCTCTGAAGATGGTCATATGCCAGGGGGAGATGGCGAAGAGCGCGGCGGCCAGGAGTCCGGCGCCGGGGGAGAAGAGCCGGGCACCCAACAGGTAGAGCAGGGCGATGGCGGCCATCCCCCAGAGGACGGAGATGCTTCGGAACGCGACCAGATGAACCCCGAAGAGGCGCATCATCTCGGCGGCGGGAACGGTAAAAAGCGCCGAACTGCAGGAATCCGCCCCGTAGGAGCGGGGAAAATAGGTCCAGATGAAATCGGTGGTGTCGGGGTCTCCTTCCAGAAGCTGGACGCCGACCAGGGCGTTGGTGGCTTCGAATTCGTCGAAACGGGGCTGGCTGTCGATCCGGTAGAAGCCGGCGGCGGTGGCGGCCAGCAGCAGAGCGCCCAGTCCGGCGGCGTACATCCCCCCCCGTTTCCCGCGCCCCGGCTCCGCGGGGCCCGGGAACAGCCCGGCGACCAGGACCGCTCCCGCCGCCAGCAGGTAGCGGATGAACCCCTCCCGGCCCAGGCCGTCGCTCAGTCGGTTTTCCGCACTCAGGGCCAGCGCCAGGGCCAGGGCCAGGAAGAGGAAGCCCCCGGCGCGCCGCCGCCGCGCCGCCGCCGCCGCGACCGCGGCCAGAAACAGCGCCGCGCCGCCGATCCCGAACAGGACTTCGCCGCGGTTTTT encodes the following:
- a CDS encoding radical SAM protein, whose product is MKVLLINPPRENELTGNNPALIDEERGFNPPLGLLYIGGYLKEKTGHEVEVIDAQVEELTYPELEARIREAKAGLVGITAMTFTLLDVVKTVRTVKEACPGVPVVVGGGHVFIYPEETARLDGVDYVLAGEGEAGFAALADCLDGKGARESVPGLAWTDEYGFHRNPPAELVADLDALPFPDRTLTPWRNYSSVMAKRQPITTMITSRGCPFRCSFCGRPHLGKRFRARSAVNVVDEMEACLELGIHEFLVYDDTFTVSKPRVMEVCDEIIRRRLDIGWDIRARVDCVDAPMLERLRRAHCERIHYGVEAGTEKILAVLNKGITLDQVRETFAATKKLGIETLGYFMIGAPSETRDDIMRTID
- a CDS encoding glycosyltransferase family 2 protein yields the protein MNGVSIVIPAYNEESGIAPVVGQVRSVMADSGVDFEVIVVDDASTDGTAAAVAPEAALLIRHPVNRGYGASLKDGIRAAKFDTVLITDADGTYPIDAIPALLESARDHDMVVGSRTGDRVAIPCHRRIPKALLRAMANYLAGMKIPDLNSGLRVFNREAALRFFNIFPDGFSFTTTITLAFLSNGYRVAYLPINYHHREGRSKFRPVQDTGNLVNLILRTSLYFHPLKIFVPAGVLLFLLAAGILVYSKFVLGRVMDITVIVVIMSGLQMMGLALIADLIDKRIQR
- a CDS encoding glycosyltransferase family 39 protein — protein: MSSGSFILAPVFRMAALALVLVAGGLFLRRERVPPNRRALAAGTAAAVLYALFFAGVLTAARKTAFGPEGSLPALRPVFETIDRGAGAAVLFMKNRGEVLFGIGGAALFLAAVAAAAARRRRAGGFLFLALALALALSAENRLSDGLGREGFIRYLLAAGAVLVAGLFPGPAEPGRGKRGGMYAAGLGALLLAATAAGFYRIDSQPRFDEFEATNALVGVQLLEGDPDTTDFIWTYFPRSYGADSCSSALFTVPAAEMMRLFGVHLVAFRSISVLWGMAAIALLYLLGARLFSPGAGLLAAALFAISPWHMTIFRAGMFGSMSIAFALLVFNLFFTAIRSQRILPYLFLGFVLSFYGFCYLPVKIVLPMLLALWVARAALRRGFFRRNLPGFLVFLAVFAVFFSIQAGSLGMIADTAYKSSKGGSIYPFIGSESRADMSMRWELVPGQLLTNLEDLYLNLCVDRWSGSFTYPPKGGLVNRAVFLPAVLGLAWALYHWKRTRYLFLVLWIAPATVPFMALVKPIGSPPRHLILGIPLICLAAAVFITALGSRFLGLFPGKTRRVGISLGAAAVVLYLLPLTVLNVSRYFAMKEPDSNAVGLFVADLFRRGRRTEVHFESFYTTLGPARAIDFLCYPETGRLYRYHTDIHRYYDYHEIAAHPLCAYFAGTAGLADSLVRASRGSEPGAVVVHPPNRKALEAAVESTGARGALGEIRDRWGDEIVGYYFLPESGGAIDTAPEPGI